The sequence CCGCTCGGGAGCATCACTTCGCCGATGCCGTGGGCGGTGGATCTGACGAGGCCCGCAGGGTGGGAACAAATCCGGCGCGCGGGGTGGGAAAAAAGCCGGCGCCGCAAGGGTTTGCAGCAAGTCGCAAGGGGCCGCAAGAAACGCAAAAATCCACGGGGAAAGACGCTGAAAACAGCGTTTTTCCCGTGGATTCTGCGGATTCCGGGATGGGCGATATAGGACTCGAACCTATGACCCCTAGCTTGTCGAGCTAGTGCTCTAACCAACTGAGCTAATCGCCCGGAAAAGCTCCCTGGGGAGTGTCCCGCCGCGGTCGGCCGGCGTCAAGCGCGGCTTTCACCCGGCTGCCAGAAAGGTTTCCAACCACCGGCTCGCCAGGTCGAGCGCCTCCGGCGGGAGCGCGTGGCCCTGACGGTGGTTGAACAGGCCCAGCCGCGGCGGGGGCGGCCCGAGGCGCGCCACGTCGAGGGCTCGGGAGACATAGGGCCAGGAGCGGTCGCCGTCGGCCGCGCCCGGGCCCGCCTCGCCGGCGAGGATCAATAATGCCCGCGGCACGATCAGGGCCAGCAATTCGTGATGGTCGTGGCCGAAGTCAGGCGCCTTGGCCTGTGGCCCCAGATACCAGGGGTCGTGCCAGTTGGAAAACCCGACGCCGATCCCCCCCTCGCTGAACACCGTCGCCCTCACGCGCTCGTCGAACGCCGCCAGGCAGAGGGCCTCCTTGGCGCCGAGGGAGTGGCCGAAGGCACCGAGGCGCGTGCGATCGACGCCGGGCACGGCGGTGAGGATGTCGATCGTGCGCGACGCGTCGTGGAGCATCTTCCGCATCCCCGTGGCCCCGGGATGCCGCGCGGCCACGCGCCGCACGCTGCCGGCCGTGTCGAGCCGGTGGTCGGGGGTGGTGTTCCACAGGCAGCAGCGCGGGGCGAGGACGACGAAGCCGCGCTGCACCAGATCGACAGCGGTGGCGCGCCCTGGCCGGCCGGTGATTCCCGCCACCTCGTCGATGCTCTCGGCGACGGTGGGATGGAAGACGGCGACGGCGGCGAGCGGACCGCGCGGTGCGGGATCGGGCTCGAGCAGCCAGGCTTCGACCGTCTCGTCGGGCTCGGTGCGGTAGGAGACGAGCCGGCGCCGGTGCCCCTCGGCCACCTCTTCGCGCACCACCGCAAACGTGTCGTCGACCGGATCGACCTGCCACGGCCCGAGGAGCCGCAGCCACTCGTCGCGGAGCCGCTGCCGGACCGCGAGCCACCCGCGCCAATCGCCGATCGGCTCAACGCCGGCGGGTGC is a genomic window of Planctomycetota bacterium containing:
- a CDS encoding dienelactone hydrolase is translated as MACALDPAGDAPHRLPTRREWLAALVGTAASAAAGATPGAEAELLAAVQVAPAGVPADGLPSLLAPAGVEPIGDWRGWLAVRQRLRDEWLRLLGPWQVDPVDDTFAVVREEVAEGHRRRLVSYRTEPDETVEAWLLEPDPAPRGPLAAVAVFHPTVAESIDEVAGITGRPGRATAVDLVQRGFVVLAPRCCLWNTTPDHRLDTAGSVRRVAARHPGATGMRKMLHDASRTIDILTAVPGVDRTRLGAFGHSLGAKEALCLAAFDERVRATVFSEGGIGVGFSNWHDPWYLGPQAKAPDFGHDHHELLALIVPRALLILAGEAGPGAADGDRSWPYVSRALDVARLGPPPPRLGLFNHRQGHALPPEALDLASRWLETFLAAG